One Setaria viridis chromosome 3, Setaria_viridis_v4.0, whole genome shotgun sequence DNA window includes the following coding sequences:
- the LOC117850741 gene encoding endo-1,3;1,4-beta-D-glucanase, producing the protein MASSHCFQNPPELDPACGGGEVVEDFGGQKAYVAGSAEAKAAVVLISDAFGFEAPKLREIADKVASSGYFVVVPDFLHGDPYEPSNPNPLQWLQSHDPEKAFEEAKPVIAALKEKGMPTIGAAGYCWGAKVVVELAKAREIQAVVMSHPALVTVDDIKEVKCPICVLGAEIDQFSPQELVKQFEHVLSATAVAHFVKIFPGVSHGWAVRYNDDDEAAVKSAEEAFADMTGWFDKYLK; encoded by the exons ATGGCGAGCTCGCACTGCTTCCAGAACCCGCCGGAGCTGGACCCGGCCTGCGGAGGGGGCGAGGTCGTCGAAGACTTCGGCGGCCAGAAGGCCTACGTCGCCGGCTCCGCCGAGGCCAAGGCCGCCGTCGTTCTCATCTCGGACGCCTTCG GATTTGAAGCGCCAAAGCTGAG GGAGATAGCCGATAAAGTTGCTTCGTCCGGTTACTTTGTTGTGGTGCCAGATTTCCTGCATGGGGATCCATACGAACCCAGCAATCCCAATCCTTTACAGTGGTTACAATCACATGATCCG GAAAAAGCCTTTGAGGAGGCAAAACCAGTTATTGCTGCTCTAAAGGAGAAGGGGATGCCTACTATTGGGGCTGCAGGATATTGCTGGGGTG CAAAGGTAGTCGTCGAGTTGGCTAAAGCTCGTGAGATCCAGGCTGTTGTGATGTCGCACCCCGCGTTAGTTACTGTTGATGATATCAAAG AAGTCAAATGCCCAATTTGCGTACTTGGAGCTGAGATTGACCAATTTTCCCCACAAGAATTAGTCAAACAGTTTGAGCATGTTCTTTCTGCAACTGCG GTTGCTCACTTTGTCAAGATCTTTCCTGGCGTTTCGCATGGATGGGCTGTGAGATACAACGACGATGACGAAGCCGCTGTCAAGAGTGCCGAGGAAGCCTTTGCGGACATGACCGGCTGGTTTGATAAATACCTGAAGTAA